A region from the Mustela erminea isolate mMusErm1 chromosome 10, mMusErm1.Pri, whole genome shotgun sequence genome encodes:
- the DRAXIN gene encoding draxin, whose protein sequence is MAGPSTHIVPMLFLAFLVLLELSLAGSLGPGTSARNLPENHVDLQEPALWMPPASHHRRRGLGKKERGPGMPGQAQDGTMVSTTRQASRLPGAEERLPGQSPAGLVQDKELFLGLVLPYPEKEDQSPGSERVKKRSREHKRRRERLKLHRGRAVVRGPSSLMKKAEPPKDQALDATMEESSTGLAPTNLYLTTFEAAPATEESLILPVTSLWPQAQPRPDGEVMPTLDMALFDWTDYEDLKPEVWPSAKKKEKHRGKFSSDGNETSPAEGEPCDHHQDCLPGTCCELREHLCTPHNRGLNNKCFDDCMCMEGLRCYAKFHRNRRVTRRKGRCVEPETANGDQGSFINV, encoded by the exons ATGGCTGGGCCCAGCACCCACATTGTCCCTATGCTGTTCCTCGCCTTTCTGGTGCTCCTGGAGCTGAGCCTGGCAGGCTCCCTGGGACCTGGAACCTCTGCTCGGAACCTTCCTGAGAATCATGTCGACCTCCAGGAGCCAGCACTGTGGATGCCTCCAGCCAGCCACCACCGCCGGCGGGGCCTGGGCAAGAAGGAGCGGGGCCCAGGCATGCCTGGCCAGGCCCAGGACGGAACTATGGTCTCCACCACCAGGCAGGCCTCCAGGCTGCCAGGGGCAGAGGAGCGGCTGCCTGGGCAGAGTCCTGCGGGCCTGGTGCAGGACAAGGAGCTGTTCCTAGGCTTGGTGCTGCCCTACCCTGAGAAGGAGGACCAGTCTCCCGGGTCAGAGAGGGTCAAGAAACGCAGCAGGGAGCACAAGAGACGCAGGGAGAGGTTGAAACTGCACAGAG GCCGAGCCGTGGTCCGAGGTCCTAGCTCCCTGATGAAGAAGGCAGAGCCCCCCAAAGACCAGGCGCTGGATGCCACGATGGAGGAGTCCTCCACCGGCCTGGCCCCCACCAACCTCTACCTAACCACCTTTGAGGCAGCACCCGCCACAGAAGAGTCCCTGATCCTGCCTGTCACATCTCTGTGGCCCCAG GCTCAGCCCAGGCCTGATGGGGAGGTGATGCCCACGCTGGACATGGCCTTGTTCGACTGGACCGATTATGAAGACTTAAAACCTGAAGTCTGGCCCTCGGCTAAGAAGAAAG AGAAACACCGAGGTAAATTCTCCAGCGACGGTAATGAGACATCACCCGCTGAAGGGGAACCATGCGACCATCACCAAGATTGCCTGCCAG GCACCTGCTGTGAGCTGCGAGAGCATCTCTGCACGCCCCACAACCGTGGCCTTAACAACAAATGCTTTGATGACTGCATGTGCATGGAAG GGTTGCGCTGCTACGCCAAATTCCACAGGAACCGCAGGGTCACGCGGAGGAAGGGGCGCTGCGTGGAGCCCGAGACGGCCAACGGCGACCAGGGATCCTTCATCAACGTCTAG